TCCTATTTAGAAATAAACAGAAAGATTATAGAGGGTATGAGGTATATTGTAATTGATGATACTGATATTCAAAAGAAATACGCGAAGAAAATGGAAGGTCTTTGTCAAGTAAGAGATGGCGATAGAAAAGAAGAGAAAAGAAAAATTGGGAACGGATATCCTTTGTTAAATATTCTTGGGGTAGATAAAGACAGAGAAGATATGATAAGCATCTATAGTGAGTTATTCAGTTTTAAGAAATTCAATATGGAGAGTATCCATACCAAGGTATTTGAGGCATTAGAGAGAGTTTTCTCAGTTGTCAAGAATTCCACTCATATTCTTGTTTTTGACAGAGCCTTTGATGCGATTAGAGTAATTGAATGGTTGATAGGCAAGGGTTTTTACTTTGTCCTCCGTTTAAGGGAGCAGAGGCATTTATATATTGATGGAGAAAAAGTGGGATATGAAGGATGGCGGAGAATTCCTTTATTGAAGGAAGTTATCGTTGATAAAATCACGAGGGAAAATAGGATAAAGAAGGAACATTATTTAGCTGGAATAAAAGAAGTTTACCTTCCATATTCGGAACATCGAGAAGAGAAATTATGGTTGCTGGTAATGAAGAAAAAGCGAGTGGAAGGGGAAGAGAATGGATTCAGTTATTTTCTTGGTTGAGTTCCGGAAGAGATGACACCAGAAGAAGTATTCAGAGAAATGTTGAGAGCGTATGGAGCGAGATGGAAAATAGAGGAATTTCACCGTCAAATGAAGCAAGATTTCAGAATAGAAAATGTTCAAATGAAGAGATACGAAGCCTTAAGGAATATGATGACGATAGTATGGACAATAGCCAGTTATTTTGTTCTGCAAGGGTTTAAGAGACTAATGATAGAAATAATTAGGGAACGGATGAGCAACAAGAAACAAAGGCAATATCTCAAAAAGGAATGGAGGTATATTTATTATCGCATCTTTGAGGAGTTGAACTATTGGTTCACTCAAATCCAGTTCAGACGAGGAGTACGGTTGGAATCCAATGAGAAAACAAAATTTATAAGCCTCTTTCCCGAAATGGAGGTGTCTCTATGAAAAAATGGGGGGTTGTCAGTTACTATTTAACTCTGAAGTAGAGTTACATTAATTTTTATATTAAGTTAACAACAATTAAACAATTGACTTATTTTGTATTCTAATTATAATAATAAACTATGAATTCAATTTTAGAAAAAATAGAAGAATCTATAATAGCTAAGGTTGTTAAATCTATAGAAGAAAGTAAAGCCATTAACTTTGCCGAAAATTCCATGGAACTTTTCACTCCAGAGTCTATTATAGAAAGTGCTAAAGAAGCAGTAGAAGGAGGGTTCAACGGTTATATTACCGGTGAGGGAAGAAAACCCCTAAGAGAATTAATTTCCAAAATGATCTCCGAAGAAACTGGAGTGGTTTTTGATCCCGAAACCGAAATCACAATAACTTCAGGATCGAGCGAAGCTCTTATTTCCTCAATGCTGAGCCTTGTAGAGGGGGAAAACGGCGTTGTAATTCCTGAACCTTTCTATGAAAAT
This window of the candidate division WOR-3 bacterium genome carries:
- a CDS encoding transposase, yielding MTPEEVFREMLRAYGARWKIEEFHRQMKQDFRIENVQMKRYEALRNMMTIVWTIASYFVLQGFKRLMIEIIRERMSNKKQRQYLKKEWRYIYYRIFEELNYWFTQIQFRRGVRLESNEKTKFISLFPEMEVSL